The region TGATCAATATCCTCAAACGGTTTCATGATATAATCATAGGCACCGAGTTTTGTTGCCTCAATAGCGGTTGAGGTGGTGCTGAAAGCGGTCATGATGATAACGATTTGTTTCGCGTTATGTGCTTTCATCTCTTTGAGGACTTCTAATCCGTTCATTCCGGGCATTTTAATATCCATAATAACCAGATCATGATCGTTTTCTTCAACATTATCTAAAGCGATAGGACCGTTTTCTGCAGTAGTGACTTTGTAGCCTTCTTTTTCAAAAAGACGGGTTAGTGAATATCTCATCGATTTATCGTCATCAACAATAAGAATAGAATAGGGCATACGATCCTCAGTTATCTTTTCTGTATAATTGGAATATACACTTTAAGTGTTGTTCCAGCGTTTTCTGTGCTTTCAATCTTAATATCGCCGCCATGTTTTGCGATTATCTTTTGTGTTATAGATAATCCTAAGCCCAAACCTTCTTCTTTTGTTGTGTAAAATGGCGTAAAAAGCATTTTTATATTTTTTTGGGCAATACCTATCCCAGTATCTTTAAATATTATCTCTAACGTGTCAAGGGATTTGGTTTTTCTACTTGTTTGTGATGCAGTAATAATGAGATTGCCGCCCTCTGGCATAGCCTGAATAGCATTAAGCATGAAGTTTAAAAACGCTTGCTTCAAGAGATTGGGGTCACCTTTTACTTTCGGTAACTTAGAGGAAATATCTAACTGTATCGATATGTTCTGTTTTTTTATTTTTAGCTTAACAAGAGTGAGAGTCGATTTTATCACATCTTTAATTGCCAGTTTTTCATATACCGGTTCCTGTGGGCGTGCAAATTTAAGGAATTGAGAAATAATAGAGTTTAACCGTTCGATCTCTTCATTAATGACGGCGACATCTTGCCCTTGTTTTACATTCACCGGCAGTTCGGTAAAAAGCGCATTTATGAGAATCTTAATACTTGTTAAAGGATTTCTTATTTCATGAGCGATACCGGCAGAGAGTTCGCCGAGTGCCGCGAGGCGTTCTTTACTGATAAGCTCATCCTGTGCTTTTAAAAGTTTTTCTGTTGTCAGTTTTACTTGCCGTTCTAACTCGATATTAAAATGTTTCAGTTTATCGTACATCTCGGCATTTTCTATGGCAATGCCCGCATGGTTTGCAAATGTAACGAGTGATCGTAAGTTATTGTCTGAAATAGTTCGGTTTGAATGGAGATTGTCAGCAGTGACAACTCCCTTAACCTTGTCTGGTGCGGTTAATGGTACTGCCGCAAATGATTTCACGTTGAATAATTTAATAATGTCTTTATTCGCATGAGGGTCGTTTTGTGCGTCCTGAATAACATACGGTTTGTTTTTTGAAAATGACCGACCCACAATACTTTTATCTTTTTCAAGGGGGAGGACGATATCAATACTTTCCTCTTTTTTTAGTTTTAATCCTACAGCCATTTTAAGCCTAAGCACTTGAGCCTCTTCATCATATATGTACAGGCGCGCCCGGTCAAAACCGATACCTTTGGTGACCGCCTTTAAAATAAGGTGAAGAATCTCGTTTAAGTCAAGCGTATGCATCGAACTCGATATCTTATAGAGTAAAGATAATTCTTTTAGTTCTGTTTGACTTGTTTTTGTCTTTGTAATCTTGAGCTTTTTCATTTTTGCCTCTCATTAAGATGATATTCTATCAGGATAGTCTTGAATTTAAAATATATTTTGGTGGATTGTAAAGTT is a window of Candidatus Ancaeobacter aquaticus DNA encoding:
- a CDS encoding ATP-binding protein codes for the protein MKKLKITKTKTSQTELKELSLLYKISSSMHTLDLNEILHLILKAVTKGIGFDRARLYIYDEEAQVLRLKMAVGLKLKKEESIDIVLPLEKDKSIVGRSFSKNKPYVIQDAQNDPHANKDIIKLFNVKSFAAVPLTAPDKVKGVVTADNLHSNRTISDNNLRSLVTFANHAGIAIENAEMYDKLKHFNIELERQVKLTTEKLLKAQDELISKERLAALGELSAGIAHEIRNPLTSIKILINALFTELPVNVKQGQDVAVINEEIERLNSIISQFLKFARPQEPVYEKLAIKDVIKSTLTLVKLKIKKQNISIQLDISSKLPKVKGDPNLLKQAFLNFMLNAIQAMPEGGNLIITASQTSRKTKSLDTLEIIFKDTGIGIAQKNIKMLFTPFYTTKEEGLGLGLSITQKIIAKHGGDIKIESTENAGTTLKVYIPIIQKR